TTTCTTCATTTGGTTCATAAACAGAAAAGGAAACTTCAGGATACATTCCCAAAAATTTTTCAATATGATATCCAAATCCAATTCCGTAAAAAAGAATATGTTCATACGATTCTACGTCTTTAAATTGCTTAATAAACCGTTCTGCTTCTTTCATTGGATCATACTTACTATGTAAAAAAATAGACTTATTTTCATTCGTTACTTGGATTGTCGGAAGTCCTACTTTTGAATCCACTATCTTTACCTGTTCTAATGATCGACCATCGAACTTTTTTAATTTTTCTCTAACATTAGGAAAACGTTGACGTAAAAATGTAATATTATCAACTAATATCATGACGTGTACCTTCCTTGTCAATCGTTGTTGTTATTTCTGCTTTTAATGTTTCTAATAATGGTGTGATTTCATATTGTAATAAATCCGCAATCAATGATTCATCTTGGTTTTCAATCGCTTCCATAACCGATGTCAATTCATTTTGTAATTCAGCCATTATCGTTAAATAAGCATCCCAATTAGTAGGTTGTTTAATTTGGTCAATAGACTGTATCATCGAGAATAACCAACTTGTTGCTTCTAAAAATTGTTGAAAATCTCCCCATGTTTTATTCGTTGCTCCTTGATAAAACGTATCTACTAAATCTTTTAAAGCTGGAAGTGCTCGATTTAAATAGTTTTCCGCTTCTATTAACATATTATTAATGATTTCATCACGTGTAGATGCTTGTAGATGTATTTCTTGAATGATTTCTTTATGTTCGTCTAAATAATTTTCAATTTGCTCATATACTTCTATCCCGTCAATCACACAATGCGTAAAAACTAAATGTTGGTTATGAATTTCATTTTGAATCATCTGTCCAATCTCCTGCATTGCTTCTTCTACTTTATTTACTTCTTTTAATTTATCATCAAATAAAATTTTCATAATTCCCTCCAGCACGAAACTTCTCTACTATCTTATTTATCGTCAATACCCGCTTTTTTCTTTAGAAAAACAAAAGAGACTCCTAAAAAAGGAATCTCTTTTGCATATAAGACGGTACATTAATTAACGAAGTAATTGAAGTACGCCTTGTGGTTGTTGGTTAGCTTGAGCAAGCATTGCTTGAGCAGCTTGAGTAAGAATGTTGTTTTTCGTGAATGTCATCATTTCTTTTGCCATGTCAACGTCACGAATACGGCTTTCAGCAGCTTGTAAGTTTTCAGAAGCTGTACCTAAGTTGTTGATTGTGTGTTCTAAACGGTTTTGGAATGCCCCTAATTTAGAACGTTGCTCAGAAACAGTTTCGATTGCATTATTGATAGTTGTAATGGCAGCAGAAGCTTTTTTCGCATCTGTTACATCTAATGTTTTACCACTAGCATTACGAACGCCAATTGCTTCAGCACGCATGTCTTCAATACCAATTAAAATATTTTGACCTGTGTTCGCACCAATTTGCATTGATAATGAACCAGAAACATTTTGATTTCCTGCATCTGCACCTTTAATGCTAATTGTTACACTTTCGCCAGTATCTAATTGATCAAGATTATTAATTGCAATACCGGAAGAAAGACCTGTTGCAGAAAGTTTTCCACTTGATAAAGCTACACCTGTTAAAGTTCCTAACGGATCTTTGACATCATATGTTGCCTTACCAGATGCATCTACTCCAGTTTTTGTAATAATTACTGTTCCAGTACCAGAAAAGGCTTTTTGTCCAGAAGAAAGTGTTGCTAAAGAAATGTCAGCACGTGAGTTATTTTGTGAAGTAAATTCTGCATCTACTGCATCACGTAATCCTGCTTTTTCACCGTTTAATAATTTTTGAGTGTTAAACTCCGTTGTATTACCGATACGGTCAATTTCAGAAGTTAATTGGTCAATTTCTTTTTGAATTTCTTTACGGTCTGAAGTTGTGTTTGTATCATTCGCAGATTGTACTGCAAGTTCACGCATACGTTGTAAAATAGAGTGTGTTTCGTTTAAAGCACCTTCAGCTGTTTGAATTAAAGAAATTGAGTCTTGTGCGTTTTTAGAAGCCATGTTTAATCCACGGATTTGTCCACGCATTTTTTCTGAAATCGCTAAGCCTGCTGCATCGTCGCCAGCACGGTTAATACGGAAACCTGAAGATAATTTCTCCATGTTTTTCGCAGATTGTGTGTTGTTGAATGTTAATTGACGATGTGAGTTCATTGCTGGAATGTTGTTATTAATTCTCATAATAAATTCCTCCTTGAGTGTTGTAGCCCACTTCCTTGTGGTCTAGTAATATGTAGGTTAAGGTATCTTAACCTGTCATCTTATATATCGGGATGATTACCGTAATGTTTAATGTTTTTTTAACTTTTTTATTTTTTTGCTGTGACTAAAGTGTGTCAGTCTTTTTTCATCGCTTTTGTTAATGCTTCTAATGCATCTTTAGGAATATTTAATGCCTCTGTGTTTGCTTTTTGGATTTCTTCAAAGATTTCTTTTCGATAAATTTCTACTTGTTTTGGTGCGTTGATACCGATTTTAACTTGTTCTCCGTCAATTTGAACAATCGTTAATGTAATGTCTGGTCCGATTTGAATTGATTCGCCCTTTTTTCTGGATAATACTAGCATATTAAACACCTGCTTCTTTTTTTACAAGCGGTTCATTAATAGCGTATCTGTTGTCGTTTAAAATAACTTGTTTTGCTTTTTGCTTTTTGGTGTTAATAATAATGGGCGCTTGTAAATTGATGGTTGATTCGTCAAATGGTTTTTTAATCGTCAAGATGGCATATACGAGAGCCTCTTCTTGTTTGGTTAAATTTAATGCTAATACCGTTGCTTCGTCTAGTTTAATGTCGTAGTTCGGATAAAAAACGAATGGGCTTGTCATGACGAAAGCAAGTGCTTCTGTGTGGATAGATTGCAAAATGAAAAATGGGTCTTCGTTGGAAAATGGTAGGATGACGAATTGTTTTTCTTCTTCAAAGCTTGGAATGCCTTGTTCGAATGTAATGATTTTATCTGATTCGATTTCGATGATTCCGTGGTATTTTGTGTGAATCGTTTGCATGCGTATCACGCCTTCCTTAAGATCTTACATCAAATTGGAGTGATGGGTTTTGCTCCATCCTATACATTACCCGCCCTGGCGTATAATTGTAACCTGTTTTGTATGTTTGCCATGATATATTTGGTTTTCTTATATCCCAGTTAATGTTTAGCTTTGATGGTTCGTAGTTGATTTTCACACTGCCAACCGGCGGGATGAAGCCGATATTTGTGTCGTATTCCGGCGTGTAAGCGTTGCGGACAGCTTGATCAATCAGTGGTTTGCCACCACTTTCGATGGCCATCATTTCGTCGCCTTCTTGGCTTAGTCGTGCAGTTGTTTGTAGGACTGTTTGGTTGCCGCGTTGTGCTTCTTCACGAATGACTTGCATCACTGGTTTTAAATTCATCGATGCCCATGCGGCCGATTGGTCAATAGTTAGTTTTCCTGGTATTCGGGTAATCTGCCATTTGGCTGGTGTTGATTGATAATTTAGTTGTGCGTTTTGTTGGTTCACTTCTAATTGTGGTTTGGTTGTTTGGATACTTAATTTAGCATGGGTTGGGTAGTGAATGAGTTGTGGTATGTTCATTTTTTTCCCCTCCGTGTGAAAAAAATAAGCTATTCCACAGAATAGCTTATCTTAAGAAGTCCATTAATGTCGGCTGAATAATCCGTGCACCGACAGATAAAGCTGCTCGGTGGATACTTTCTTGAATTTTTAAGTTCATCACAACTTTTTCAAATTCGACATCTTCGTTATCTGAAAGCATTTTATTTGCCGAAACTTCTTGTTGGTCTAACCGGTCGTCAATCATTTGAACCCGGTTCATCCGCGCACCTAGTTCCGACCGTTGTGCAGTAATGTGATCCATATGAGTACTTATTTCTGCTAAATATTCCCCAATTTCTTTCCCCGTTGCTGGTTTTCCTGTAGTTGCATCGCGTGTGGTTAATGTTTCTTTTAAACGACCAAGCATCTCAAATAGTTGTGTCGTTTCTTTCATTTCAGGTGGGGCAGGGTTCGGAATTTTATTTCCTGTTGCTGGGTCTTTAATAAATGATTGATAATTTGGATCCTGGTATTCGATTTTACTCGGGAACATTTGAGCTGCGGTTACGTTCACGCCAATTTGAATGCCGGGTAAGACTTCAATATTAAACGTTTGGTTGTTCGCTGACACCCCATATGTCCCATCATCTAACCGATTTACAGGTGGATTCGTTGTATCTGTTCCGTTAAAAACATATTTTCCAGCAATTTGTGTATTAAATAAATCTTTAATATGGTCGGTTAATTGTTCGATTTCTTTCGCCATATCTAGTCGTTGATTTTCTTCATACGTATCGTTACTTGCTTGCGTCGTTAATTCGTGGACACGTTGTAGTACTTGTGTTGTTTTATCAAGCACGTCATCCGAATTATCCATCCAGACATACACTTCGCCGATATTGTGTTGATACTGTTCAATTTCTTTTAAATCAGAACGATATAAAATACCATTCATAGCAACAACTGGATTATCTGACGGACGAGCAATTTTTTTCCCGCTATCTAATTGATTTTGGTATTGCCCCAACCGGTCGTAGCTTCTCGTTAAATTATCTAAAAAGTTGCTTGTGAGCATTGATTGTGTAATACGCATATTCGTTCACCTACCTACTTTTATCGTCCTACTAATCCCATGCTGTTAATGATTTTATCTAACATTTGATCCATTGTCGTTAACATCCGCGCCGATGCGTTGAATGCTTGAGAATAGCGAATCATATTCGTCATTTCTTCTTCTAACGATACGCCACTCACGGACTGACGGTTTTTTTCTACGTTTAATGCCAATGTTTTCGAGCTATCAAAAAAACGGTTTGCTTCTTGTCCTTTTACGCCTAGCTCACCGACAACGCCAGCATAATAGCCATGGATTGTCTTTTTCGTTACGTCTGTGGAACCTTCGAACGAAAACTCTTTATTTTTAACGTTTGCAAGGGCAATAGCGTTTGAGTTATCCCCTACTGCAAGCAATGTTTTTTGGACGGCAAGTGGTTGCGCATTATAGTTTTTCGTAAACGCTTGTCCGTTTAATGCTGCGGTATCAAGGGTTAATCCAAAAAATTCAGTTCCTGTCAACGTCACATTTTGGGTTACTTCGTTTCCAGTTGCATCTTTTCCGACCATTGTCGCCGTTACCGTTGGATCTCCTGTCGCTGGAACGGTAATCGATGTAATGTTGAGTTGATTATATTCATTCGTACCATTTTTATAGCCAAGGAAAGAGCCGTTTAAATAAACTGCTTGATTTCCTTCCACAATCTTTTGTGTTGGATAATGACCAGATCCTGCTGTCGCAATGTTTCCTAAGCTTTCTTGAATACTGGTTGTTACTTTTACTGCTTTAGCGGCGTCGTCTACTTTGTTTAATGGATCAAAGAATGATACACTCGTTTGCACTTCTGCACCTGTTTGATCGACTAATTTTCCTTGTGCATTAAAACTGATTTCTCCATTATTAAATTTCATCGCTGTCTCTTTTGTAAATCCAGATGCATGAATCTCATTAAATTGAGTCGTAAAATTGTACGCCATAATGTCTAACTCGTTCAACATGTCTGGATACAATCCTTTTGTTTGTCCAGCAGCATCAAGGTATCCGTATGATTCAACAATTCCTAAAATGCGTCCTTGACTTTTAAAATTGTGCGCTTCTGTTACGCGTTCTACACCTGCTGCATCTTTAATGGTAATGCTAGCTACGGCTTCTTTTGCTTCATTATAGTTAACCGTCATCGTTGCATGTGTGTAGTCATCGCCATTAATGAGAACCGTATCTTCCCCTTTTAACGTAATCGTATATTTTCCTTCAGCAACTGCTTGTGGATTCCCGTTTGATTTTACGCGTGCTACTTCGATATCTACGTATTGCGATAATTCGTCGACTAATGTATCGCGGCGATCGTATAAGTCGTTCGGTAAATAGCCGTGCGGTTCAATTTCTCCAATTTGACGGTTCATATCATTTACTTGTTTAAGTAAAGAATTAATATGGTCAGTTGCTACGTTTAATTGTTCTTTTAAATCGACCTTAATTTTATCTAATGATGTGGATAAGTAACTAAATGTTTCTCCAATTGCCATCGCACGTTGGCGCACGACTGAACGCGCCCCTTCGTTAGCAGGGTTTTTATGTAAGTCTTCAAGCGACTGCCAAAAGCGGTCCATTACTTTGGATAACCCTGTATCTGATTTAGGGTCTAGTGATTCTTTCATTACTTCTTCCATTTTATAAATAGCTTCTGAGCGTGATTGCCAGTATCCTAACTTTTTCGTTTCATCGCGAAGTTGTTTATCTAAAAACTGTTCGCGAATCCGTTGAATACTTCCTGGTTCGGCACCAGTACCTACTTGTCCTGGTATATCCGGACGGTTCATCCCGACTCCTGGATAAGGTTCTGTCGGTTGGATGTTGACACGTTGTCTTGAATATCCTGGTGTCGATGCATTTGCAACGTTATGTCCAACTGTATTTAGTGCTCCTTTTTGTGTTGCTAACCCGCGATAAGCGGTATTAAGACCGTGGAAAGTTGATGTCACCTTGCTGTTCCTCCTCTGCTAAGCTTTCGTATCAAACATTGAACGCACCGGGCGCCCGTCTTCTTCGTCTGTTCTGTCCGAATAACGAGCAAACGGGTCTACCGGTTGCGCTAAATCTAGTGATAAATTGATAAATTTTAAGGAATCGAAAATGAGCTGTTGGTTTAACGCATTTTGATATTGTAACGTTTCGATTTCAGCCATTAACGTTTGTTGGCGTTCGATCATCGTCACTTGGTCTTGTTCGTGAAAAAAAGGCAACATCGCTTTTAATGAACGATCGCCTGTTTGGATGACTTGTTTGGCTATTTGTTCGCGTTGCCTTTCTAATTGTTCAAGCATTTTCACGTACATGGTTTCTTTTTGGATAATGGTTTTAATTTGTTCTAAATCGGAATGAATCACTGCTTGTTCTTTTTCTTTTGCTAATTGATTTAATTCCTGATGGGTCTGAATGAACGTATCTAATAATTGAACGATCGCTGTGGCTTCCATTATCAGCCATCCCCCTTAAAATGAATCATTGTAATACTCATATAATTTACGCGCTACTGCTTGCGCGTCGATTTTATACGTTCCTTGTTCGATTTGTTCTTTAATAGCTTGCATTTTATCTAACCGGGCTTTTGGAATTTCTTCTTCTTTTTGAAGCGCTTTTGCTTCTTTGGAAATTTCCACTTGATCTTTTTTCATCGTCACGTTTGCTTCATACCGTTTCCCCACTTGTTCTTTTTGTTGGTATGACTGAACATGAATCGATGGAATATGATTAATTTTCATCTGCGCTTCCCCCCTTTTTAATTCCGAAAACAATCGTTTTTCTGTTACTTTTTATATCGGATGTTATCCGAAAATGTTAAGGAATCCCCGTTTATTTTTTCCCATCTACTTTATAAAACACACTGCGGTTTGCTTCTTTTCGTTGTCTTTCTTTAATCGCAGCTAGTTCTTCTGCTGTTTGTAATTCTTTTGCTAATTGTTTTTTACAATCGTTACAAATCGTACCGGATTTAATCGTTTTCTCGCACGACTCACATTTATATCCTAAATTCGGCATATTGCTTACGCGAAGGCGTCCTTCTCGAATAAAGCGTGAAATATCGTCTTCTGATACGCCTGTTCCATCGATAATATCTTGCATCGAAGCTCGGCGGTTTTCTTGTTTTCGTACGAATCGATACACTTTATCAAAATTTTCTTGTTCTTTTTTATAACAATCCGGGCAAATTTCACGAAATCCTTTTAAAAATAATTGCCCGCATCGTGGGCAGTTATCTAATTGGCCTGACATATTAGGAACCCCCCTTCTTATATGCTCTAACAAGCGTCATTGCTCGTATATCTTCTATGGTTGTAATTGTTTGCAATGCTTCATATGCTTTTTGAATGGTCGCACCTGTAGTATATATATCGTCAATGAGCAACACTTTTTTGATAGGGCTTTTGACGTTTATTTTATCATGAATTTGGAAATGTGTTTCGTTCGTTAGTCGCTCTCGTTTCGACCATTTGCTTTTTCCCGTTTGCGCATCCGTCCGAATTAATAGCGGTAACGGTTCATTTGTAAGCATTTTTGCTAATTGCATCGCCTGGTTAAATCCCCGCTCCCTTAACCTAGTATGGTGTATTGGAATCGGAACAACGGTATATTGACGGAATGCGTTTTGGTACATCGTTCGCCATTCTTCCTGAAAAGCATCGATAATGGCGTTATCCCCGCGAAACTTCCATTGGGCGATGATGTCTTTCATTTTTTCATTGTACACATATAACGAATGGTTGGATACTCGTTTTCTATTCGTTTGCCGTTCAAATGTTACACAATCGGAACAAATCGGGCCTTCGTATGGTTTCGAACAAATGAGACACCTATTTTCCGAAATCCGTTCTAGTTGTTTGGCACAATGCACACAACAAGTAGTAGATTGTTTTTGCCACAATGAAGCAAAAGATAATGTTTCCACAATCGAAGCATGACAAATGAGACAATGATTACGTTTCATCAATCAATCCATCCCGCCTTTTTCGCTAAATAATTTCGTTGTTCAATATGGGCTTGTGCTTTTACCATCGCTTTTGTAACACCGTAATGAAAAAAGACAACATCACCAGTGGGGGCATCTTGTTTTCGTCCAACCCTGCCGGCAATTTGAACGAGTGCTGCTTCGGTAAAAATAACTTCTTCTGCACCAAGCACCGCTACATCTAGTCCTTTTACTGTCACACCGCGCTCTAAAATCGTCGTCGTAACAAGAAATGTTACTCTTCCTTTTTGAAACGCTTCGACTTTTTCTTTTCGGTTCGGATCTTCGGCATGAACACTATCCACTTTGTCAAAATGCTTGTTTAAAATGGTCGTTACTTCGGTTAATACGGAAAGGGACGGGACGAATATAAAAACAGGGATATTAGATTCATATCGGGTATGTAAAAAACGAAGCACCTTTTTCGGGAGACGACTTTTTTTTAGTTTTTTTTTCCATTGGCCACACCATGCAAATCGTGGAACAGGTAATGGATGGCGATGATAACGAGCCGGAATAACAACCGTTTTATCGACCGTTTTTTTCATTTTTTCACTTGGAGTCGCACTTAAATAAAGGATGGAAGCAGAAGGTTTTTTCGCTTTTTGAACAGCTTCATGAAGCATTGGAGTCGTGGAATATGGAAACGCATCTACTTCATCGATAATCACAACATCAAATGCTTCTTTGTATCGTAGTAGTTGATGAGTAGTGGCTATCGTTACCGGATGATATGTTGGAGTTTCTTTGGCACCACCGTACTGGGCTAAAATAGGAACGTGCGGAAAGACTTCTTTTAACCTAGGGGTTAATTCGTGGACGACGTCGACTCGGGGAATTGCTAAGGCGACGCGTTTTTGTTCTTGTAACGCTCGTTCAATTCCAGCAAATAACATTTCTGTTTTTCCTGCGCCACATACCGCCCAAATTAAAAGGGATGATTGCTCTTGAATGACGTGTTTTACGATGTCAGATGCTTCTTGTTGGGAAGGGGTTAACGTGTAGGGAAAATAGAGCGTTGTATCGAAGGAAACAGATGGTGGTGGACCAATCCAAGAAAAAAGCGGCTCGATTTCACTTATTTTTCCAAGTGTGATACATTGGCGACAATAGACAACCTTTTCCTGAATGCGCTCATCAAAATACGTACCGAACAGAGAAGTATCTGCGTTACCGCAACGGTTGCATTTGTAACGATGGTCTTTTTTCGTTAATCCTTGTGTGACTTGAACGTAACCTTGTTCAACATGACGGAAAAGAAGCGATGGCAGAAATGGAATTTCTGACAATAACAATGCTTTTCCCACTAAAAAATGTTGTAATGCTTCATCGTGGGCAAATGGTTGAAAGGGAAAGGAAATATCTATCCCGCGAACGACAGGTGCGCCGAGTATATACGGCAACAAACGACCATTTTGAAACGTAATCGGCATGATTTTATCCTCCTATTCAAATAAAAAACCACTCAAAAGAGCGGTTTTATTCTACGTACCAAGTTAAACCAATCGACCGATCGCCTAAATGGGTACCAATAACAGGTCCAAAATATCCTTCACATACTTTAACATTTGGAAATGCTGATTCTATTTTCGCTTTTAATACTTCATAATCCTGCTTGCGATGGGAATGAATAATCGACGCTTTCATCGGTTTTCCTTCTTTTGCAACAGCAGCAAACAGGTCATAAATACGCGCTAACGCTTTTTTACCTGTTCTCACTTTTTCGAATGGAACAATTTTTTTCTCTTCGAAGTGAAGCAACGGTTTAATTTGTAATAAACTTCCGATAAATGCTTGGGCGTTATTTAACCGGCCGCCCCGCTGTAAATGATTTAAATCATCGACGACAAAATAAGCATTGGCCGTTGGCTTCATTTCATCCAAACGGGCGATAATTTCTTCTGGGCCTTTTCCGTCCATCGCCATTTTCGCCGCTTCTAACACGTAAAACCCTTGTGCCATACAGCTAATTTCGGAATCATATGTATATACTTCTAGTCCATCCACCATGTTCCCAGCAGTCATCGCATTTTGATACGTCCCACTAATACCGCTAGATAGGTGGATCGATACAACCGCTTCGTATCCTTCGTTTTTTAATCGTTCAAATTCTTCCACGAACATCCCGGTAGACGGTTGCGACGTTTTTGGTAATTCAGATTTTAATTTTTCATAAAATTCTTCGGTTGTAATATCTAACTCTTCTCGATATGACTGCTCTCCAAACGTCACCGATAACGGGACGAGTGTAATGTTATATGCATTTCGTAGTGACTCTTCTAAATAGGCAGTACTATCTGTTACAATAGCCGTTTTCATCCAATCAAAACCTTTCGCTCTACGTTTGTTTTCTTAATAGTATCACGAAAACTTCTATTTAGAAAAGTGCAAGGAAAGATTGCTTTATCCCGCTGTCGATCTTGTGCTTTTCTCTCTTAAACGAGCCCGCCTTCGCTTTTTGTGTAATCTAGTTCCGGGCGCCAGGGGCGACCTCCGCTTTTTGTGCAATCTAGTTCTGGGAGGCTACGACTGCCGTAATAAGTCAATCGACTACAGAGGCAAAGAGGCGCCTCTTCCGTCGCTCACCTTATTACTCTGTCGGTGAACGAGCCTCCCTCCACCTCTTAAGATAAAAAGCAGGTTGCCAAACGTGTTTGGCAACCTGCTTTCCCTTTTTATCACTTATCGGCCCAACTTATTTCGTTATCGCACAATGACCCAGCCGTTTTTAATTGCTTCTACAACTGCTTGCGTACGGTCTTTTACACTCATTTTTTGCAAAATATTGGAAACGTGATTTTTCACGGTTTTTTCACTAATAAATAGAGAATCTCCAATTGCTCGGTTGCTTTTTCCATCTGCAAGCAATTGCAATACTTCACATTCGCGTTTCGTTAAAATATGAAGCGGACGAATGACTTCTTCTGTCACTTCTTCCATTCCTTTTATTTTTTCATTCGCTAGGCGGCGATATTCCTCGATTAAGTTTTTCGTTACTTTTGAATGAATATATGCACCACCACTAGCTACAATTTCAACAGCCTTAATTAAAGAATCGGCATCCATTTCTTTTAATAAATATCCTTGTGCTCCTGATTGAAGAGCATGTGTTACATACGCTTCGTCATCATGGATTGATAAAATAAGCACTTTTGTATCTGGATACGTTTCAATCAATTCACGCGTTGCCTCGACACCGTTCATATTTGGCATATTAATATCCATAAGCACAATGTCTGGATTAAATTTCTCTACTAACGAAACTGCTTGGCTACCTTCATCGCCTTCCGCTACTACCTCAAAATTCGGCTCTAATTCTAAAATCCTTTTTACGCCTTCACGGAAAAGCTGATGGTCATCAATAATTACAATTTTAATTAAGTTGTCTTGATTCGTCATTTCTTACTGTTCCTCCTCATTCAAAGGTATTTGCATCGTGATGATCGTACCTTCCTTGCTTTGAGAGGATATTGCTATATCGCCATTGAGTAACTCGATACGCTCGCGCATACCTAATAACCCGAATGAACCCTCTTTTTTCTCTTCTGTATCAAACCCTATCCCATCATCTTGTACGATCAAATGAATCAAATTGCGATGAAATTCTATTTTTACTGTAATTTGATTCGCTTTGGAGTGTTTTATAGCATTTTGCACTGCTTCTTGCGTTAAACGAAATAACGCGACTTCCAT
The genomic region above belongs to Massilibacterium senegalense and contains:
- a CDS encoding flagellin N-terminal helical domain-containing protein translates to MRINNNIPAMNSHRQLTFNNTQSAKNMEKLSSGFRINRAGDDAAGLAISEKMRGQIRGLNMASKNAQDSISLIQTAEGALNETHSILQRMRELAVQSANDTNTTSDRKEIQKEIDQLTSEIDRIGNTTEFNTQKLLNGEKAGLRDAVDAEFTSQNNSRADISLATLSSGQKAFSGTGTVIITKTGVDASGKATYDVKDPLGTLTGVALSSGKLSATGLSSGIAINNLDQLDTGESVTISIKGADAGNQNVSGSLSMQIGANTGQNILIGIEDMRAEAIGVRNASGKTLDVTDAKKASAAITTINNAIETVSEQRSKLGAFQNRLEHTINNLGTASENLQAAESRIRDVDMAKEMMTFTKNNILTQAAQAMLAQANQQPQGVLQLLR
- the csrA gene encoding carbon storage regulator CsrA, with amino-acid sequence MLVLSRKKGESIQIGPDITLTIVQIDGEQVKIGINAPKQVEIYRKEIFEEIQKANTEALNIPKDALEALTKAMKKD
- the fliW gene encoding flagellar assembly protein FliW; the encoded protein is MQTIHTKYHGIIEIESDKIITFEQGIPSFEEEKQFVILPFSNEDPFFILQSIHTEALAFVMTSPFVFYPNYDIKLDEATVLALNLTKQEEALVYAILTIKKPFDESTINLQAPIIINTKKQKAKQVILNDNRYAINEPLVKKEAGV
- a CDS encoding DUF6470 family protein, which codes for MNIPQLIHYPTHAKLSIQTTKPQLEVNQQNAQLNYQSTPAKWQITRIPGKLTIDQSAAWASMNLKPVMQVIREEAQRGNQTVLQTTARLSQEGDEMMAIESGGKPLIDQAVRNAYTPEYDTNIGFIPPVGSVKINYEPSKLNINWDIRKPNISWQTYKTGYNYTPGRVMYRMEQNPSLQFDVRS
- the flgL gene encoding flagellar hook-associated protein FlgL; translated protein: MRITQSMLTSNFLDNLTRSYDRLGQYQNQLDSGKKIARPSDNPVVAMNGILYRSDLKEIEQYQHNIGEVYVWMDNSDDVLDKTTQVLQRVHELTTQASNDTYEENQRLDMAKEIEQLTDHIKDLFNTQIAGKYVFNGTDTTNPPVNRLDDGTYGVSANNQTFNIEVLPGIQIGVNVTAAQMFPSKIEYQDPNYQSFIKDPATGNKIPNPAPPEMKETTQLFEMLGRLKETLTTRDATTGKPATGKEIGEYLAEISTHMDHITAQRSELGARMNRVQMIDDRLDQQEVSANKMLSDNEDVEFEKVVMNLKIQESIHRAALSVGARIIQPTLMDFLR
- the flgK gene encoding flagellar hook-associated protein FlgK, encoding MTSTFHGLNTAYRGLATQKGALNTVGHNVANASTPGYSRQRVNIQPTEPYPGVGMNRPDIPGQVGTGAEPGSIQRIREQFLDKQLRDETKKLGYWQSRSEAIYKMEEVMKESLDPKSDTGLSKVMDRFWQSLEDLHKNPANEGARSVVRQRAMAIGETFSYLSTSLDKIKVDLKEQLNVATDHINSLLKQVNDMNRQIGEIEPHGYLPNDLYDRRDTLVDELSQYVDIEVARVKSNGNPQAVAEGKYTITLKGEDTVLINGDDYTHATMTVNYNEAKEAVASITIKDAAGVERVTEAHNFKSQGRILGIVESYGYLDAAGQTKGLYPDMLNELDIMAYNFTTQFNEIHASGFTKETAMKFNNGEISFNAQGKLVDQTGAEVQTSVSFFDPLNKVDDAAKAVKVTTSIQESLGNIATAGSGHYPTQKIVEGNQAVYLNGSFLGYKNGTNEYNQLNITSITVPATGDPTVTATMVGKDATGNEVTQNVTLTGTEFFGLTLDTAALNGQAFTKNYNAQPLAVQKTLLAVGDNSNAIALANVKNKEFSFEGSTDVTKKTIHGYYAGVVGELGVKGQEANRFFDSSKTLALNVEKNRQSVSGVSLEEEMTNMIRYSQAFNASARMLTTMDQMLDKIINSMGLVGR
- a CDS encoding flagellar protein FlgN, with the protein product MEATAIVQLLDTFIQTHQELNQLAKEKEQAVIHSDLEQIKTIIQKETMYVKMLEQLERQREQIAKQVIQTGDRSLKAMLPFFHEQDQVTMIERQQTLMAEIETLQYQNALNQQLIFDSLKFINLSLDLAQPVDPFARYSDRTDEEDGRPVRSMFDTKA
- the flgM gene encoding flagellar biosynthesis anti-sigma factor FlgM encodes the protein MKINHIPSIHVQSYQQKEQVGKRYEANVTMKKDQVEISKEAKALQKEEEIPKARLDKMQAIKEQIEQGTYKIDAQAVARKLYEYYNDSF
- a CDS encoding TIGR03826 family flagellar region protein translates to MSGQLDNCPRCGQLFLKGFREICPDCYKKEQENFDKVYRFVRKQENRRASMQDIIDGTGVSEDDISRFIREGRLRVSNMPNLGYKCESCEKTIKSGTICNDCKKQLAKELQTAEELAAIKERQRKEANRSVFYKVDGKK
- a CDS encoding ComF family protein yields the protein MKRNHCLICHASIVETLSFASLWQKQSTTCCVHCAKQLERISENRCLICSKPYEGPICSDCVTFERQTNRKRVSNHSLYVYNEKMKDIIAQWKFRGDNAIIDAFQEEWRTMYQNAFRQYTVVPIPIHHTRLRERGFNQAMQLAKMLTNEPLPLLIRTDAQTGKSKWSKRERLTNETHFQIHDKINVKSPIKKVLLIDDIYTTGATIQKAYEALQTITTIEDIRAMTLVRAYKKGGS
- a CDS encoding DEAD/DEAH box helicase, yielding MPITFQNGRLLPYILGAPVVRGIDISFPFQPFAHDEALQHFLVGKALLLSEIPFLPSLLFRHVEQGYVQVTQGLTKKDHRYKCNRCGNADTSLFGTYFDERIQEKVVYCRQCITLGKISEIEPLFSWIGPPPSVSFDTTLYFPYTLTPSQQEASDIVKHVIQEQSSLLIWAVCGAGKTEMLFAGIERALQEQKRVALAIPRVDVVHELTPRLKEVFPHVPILAQYGGAKETPTYHPVTIATTHQLLRYKEAFDVVIIDEVDAFPYSTTPMLHEAVQKAKKPSASILYLSATPSEKMKKTVDKTVVIPARYHRHPLPVPRFAWCGQWKKKLKKSRLPKKVLRFLHTRYESNIPVFIFVPSLSVLTEVTTILNKHFDKVDSVHAEDPNRKEKVEAFQKGRVTFLVTTTILERGVTVKGLDVAVLGAEEVIFTEAALVQIAGRVGRKQDAPTGDVVFFHYGVTKAMVKAQAHIEQRNYLAKKAGWID